A genomic window from Motacilla alba alba isolate MOTALB_02 chromosome 2, Motacilla_alba_V1.0_pri, whole genome shotgun sequence includes:
- the MED10 gene encoding mediator of RNA polymerase II transcription subunit 10, whose amino-acid sequence MAEKFDSLEEHLEKFVENIRQLGIIVSDFQPSSQTGLNQKLNFMVTGLQDIDKCRQQLHDISVPLEVFEYIDQGRNPQLYTKECLERALAKNEQVKGKIDTMKKFKSLLIQELTKVFPEDMAKYKAIRGEDPPP is encoded by the exons ATGGCGGAGAAGTTCGACTCCCTGGAGGAGCACCTGGAGAAGTTCGTGGAGAACATCAGGCAGCTCGGCATCATCGTCAGCGacttccagcccagcagccagacGGGGCTCAATCAGAAATT GAATTTCATGGTGACGGGCTTGCAGGATATCGATAAATGCCGGCAGCAGCTTCACGATATCAGCGTGCCCTTGGAGGTTTTTGA ataCATCGATCAAGGGCGCAACCCTCAGCTTTACACTAAAGAGTGTCTGGAGCGAGCTTTGGCTAAAAATGAgcaagtgaaaggaaaaattgacACTATGAAG aaatTTAAAAGCCTGTTAATTCAAGAACTGACCAAGGTATTCCCAGAAGATATGGCAAAGTACAAAGCTATTAGAGGAGAAGATCCTCCTCCTTAA